The sequence below is a genomic window from Leptolyngbya sp. NIES-3755.
TGGCTCATGGAGCGAAGGTTTTGAAACAAGAACTTTTGCGCGTCATGTGCTGAACGTCCTGCTCTAAATCCATAGCTCCTAGCATGGAATGTTGCTTCGTGCGCTGGTTCCAGGGCAAACTTTGTAAGGCATTGCCATGCTCTGTCTGCAATGGTAGGGACTTTCAGGATGCGGGATTTTCCGTCCTTTTTGGGGATGGAAATTTCCCTCAACTTCTGGTGGTGCCAGTTGTTGTAATGGCTCTTGAGGTATTCACTTAGTTTGTACCTTTCCTCACAGGTCAGTGAGGCTTTGCCATCGATTCCTGCGGTCTTTTTCCCAGCATTTAGCTGCGTGATCTGACGAATTGCCAGTAATCTTGCCGCTAAGGATTTCAGAATCAGCTTTTGAAGAGATCTCGCCTTCCGCTTGTCATCCTCTCGAACTGCTTTGAACACGCGCCGTTGTAGGCGGAATAGGTTGCGCCGGTATTTCTTCCAGGGCAACTCTTTCCAAGATTCACTAGCATTGCTGTCGTGCCTAACCATGCTCTATTCCGGTTTGTGTCTTCTGAACGCCTTGCAGCAATTACGCTGCATCCTACCCGAATTGAAGGAGTTCCGCTACTCGTCCAGCCTACTCAGGGGTTCGACCTCCCCTAGACCTTCAACTCGTTTTTATTCGTTCCCCCAGTTAGATCGTTTTGTTCCCTTAGGTGTAACCAATTCAACCACTAGATCCCCTGGACTCTAACCGCTATTAGCATAAAATGCGGCGGGAATTGACTCTAGTGAAGTCGGGGTAGTTATGTTGTGCCCCGCTTACTGGTAGGTTGCTTTTCTAGGTTCTGTTTCACCATAGGAACTCCCCTTTAGCTCCAGTGTCATTCCACAACGAATGTCTGTTTGTGCCCTGTTCCCAGCTTCGACCTCCCGAATTCCGAGTCGGGTCATCGTGGGCAGATCGGGAGTCACACCTGAGTCTGGTGGGCGAGGCTTGCACTCGCATCAGACCGGGAGTTCAACCGTATCTTCTGATATGGTTGGAGTAGTTATGTACGGACTGCTTACCGTGATTCACTACTCAACGAATCGCACTATGCTTCTAGTTACTGCTAAAGGTATGGTTTGTCTAAAGCTACCGATACCACAGTTGACAAAGGAAGTTACTTGGAAAGCAAAGGATGGAGATTAAGCGGAGAAGCAGCAACCCTTGATCGATCGCTACTGTTTCTGTGCAGGCTGCAAGTGCTTCGAGCTTTTTTGAAAAATACTTCATCCTTTGGGTCTTTTTCCCTAAACAGCAGTACCTCTTTAAGCTTCATAAATTTTGGTGTTGAATAACCGCATAGCATTGAGTGTTACCAACAAGGAAGACCCCATATCTTCAAAGACTGCGATCGGCAATCCAATCACGCCCAAAACACCCAAGATGATGAACGTGGCATTCAAAACTAAGGCAACGACAATACTTTGTTGAATGACCGATAGTGTTCGACGACTGAGTTGAATCGCGTATCCTAAACGCCTCAAATCATTTCCTACTAGCACAATATCAGCCGCCTCCAACGCCACATCAATCTTACCCACAGCAAAACTGACATCGGCAGCAGCTAGGGCTGGTGTATCATTGATGCCATCTCCAACCATACCGACAACACCAAAACGACGCAGCTTCTGAATCGCTTGCAATTTATCTTCGGGTAGCAATTCAGCCTGGTACTCTTCAATACCAACCTGCTGAGCGATTTGTCGTGCTACCGCTGATCGATCGCCCGTCAACATCACCAGTTGTTTGAGTCCAATGCGTTTGAGCAGTCGCACGGCTGCTGCGGATTCAAGCCGCAATCCGTCTGCTAGCGCGATCGCTCCCATCAATCCTTGTCGTGTTCCAATCAAGACTGGCGTTTGTCCTTGAGACTCAATTTTTGCCAATAACGATTGAGCCGCATCTGAAAGTTCAATCCCCTGTTCCTCGAACAATCGACGGTTGCCAACAAAATAAATTGCGAGTCCAAACTTTGCCCAAATTCCTTTACCAGGAACAGCAGTAAAGGATTCTGGAGTCTCCAGTTCCAATCCTTGAGCCGTTGCCTCAGCGATGATCGCTTTTGCTAATGGATGTTCTGACTGTTTTTCTAGAGAAGCAGCAATCATCAACATCATGTTGTCACTGATCAACCCCAGATTATGCACTTTCTGCACCACGGGTAGTCCTTGAGTAATCGTGCCAGTCTTATCAAAGGCTAAAGTTTTGAGCCGTCCAGCAGTCTCCAGCGCATGACCACCTTTGAACAACACGCCCTGACGAGTGGCGGCTCCGATCGCGCTAATCAATGAAACAGGCGTAGCAATGACCAACGCACAAGGGCAGGCAATGACGAGTAATACCAGAGCTTTGTAGAACCAGGGCTGAAACGGTTGAGCAAATAATAGCGGGGGAATTAGAGTGATCCCCACCGCAAGCACCAGAACGATTGGCGTATAGATAGCAGAAAAGCGATCGACCCATTGCTGAATCGGCGCACGGCTTTCTTGAGCCTCTTCAACTAAATGCACAATTCGAGCAACTGTTGTATCTCTAGCAGTGTGTGTGACCTCAACTTCTAAAAATCCGGTTTGGTTGAGGGTTCCCGCATACACTGAGTCTCCTTTTTCCTTGTTCTCTGGCAGAGATTCCCCGGTAATCGGAGACTGATCCACCGCACTCGTACCAGAGAGGACAACACCATCGAGTGCAATGCGCTGTCCAGGACGAATGGTTAACATTTCTCCGATTTGAATTCCTTCAACAAGAACAGAGATCTCTTGTCCATTCCGCTTCAGGGGGTGACAACGAAGCTACAAAGCAGACTGGATCAAGGAAATGGCGTTCAGACCTCGCTGGAAAAAGGTGCGTTTTTGGGGTTTGAGTGCCATGAGTTGATGCGCCAAGGTTGACCACAAATTGAGACTGCCAATCCATAAACTTCCATACAAGCCGATCCAAAATTGGCTGTGGCGATTTTGAGTGCGTTTGGGTTCTTTGACTCGACCGACATAGCGCTGCACTTGTTTTTTGCGAATGCGATGTCCCTGGATTGAAGCGAGTGAATAGGCGAGGGTCATGAGTACGAGTAGAGCGGTAAATCGACGTGGATCAGCATGGCAATCTTCGAGGTGGTAGCCACCGGATTTCAAGTCCTTAAATCCTGGCTCGATGCAGAACCTGAAATCGTAGTGAAACAGCACTTGATTGACATCAGTGAGATTGGTGAGCAAGTACCACACCTCAGGCGTTGTGGATCGAGCATAAGCGCGTTTCTGATAAATCACCAGATTATGTCTGCCGAACCCGCGTTTTTGTGTCACTTGGATTTGCAGATATTGTTCGGCAGCACCGGGAACTTGCGGCAGGTGATCAAGGCGCGAAAAGCTTGCACCTGTCTCTGGTTGAACAGTCGTACTCTTCGGTAAACGAAACACGAACGAGACTCGGTTCTGCACACACCAAGCAGCGAGTTCGATACTGTGGAATTCTCGGTCTCCTAATAAGACAAAGCGACGTTTTTTCAACAATTGAAATACAGGGCGCAACACTTTTTGTTGATCCTTGAGAGAACTCTGTCCTTGTTTATCGAGCCATATCCAATACAACGGGATGGCTCGGTTCTGATAAATAAAACTGACCATCATCAGGTTATGTTTATCCCATTGCGTTCGGTCAAGTGCAATCTGTAAGGTTTGTCCACGCGGAATGTGTTGCTTAATCCACTGCTTAGCGATGGGAAACCATAACGCTTCCGGTGTCATCTGGGGCAAACTCAGGAATCGTTGCAGATTGCGCCGTCTACTCTCAAATAGAATCGGTTGGGGAAATAGCGTTGCAAGTCGTTCAATCGTAATTCTGCGTTCTTGCTGCAACAGTTCGACAAGGATTTCGAGCGTGATGAATTGAGCAGCCGAGAGTTGCGATTTCAAACAGGATTGATAGAATATAGGCAACATTTTTAACAATGTAGGAGTGAATCGATTGGTTTCACTCCTTTTTTTCTGAGCTTATCGCTGCTATCCGGCATCGCTGCTACCTTTCAAGCCCGTTGTCACCCCCTGAACCATTCCGCCTAACTGTTGCCGTTGCAGGAGTGAGATCCATCAAGTCTCGAATCGCGTTACGGGTTCGACCCAGCGTGAAATTTTGCAGCGTTGTTCCGAGTGCAAATAGAAAAATGACGAGTGCGCCCTGAAACCACTGATTCAAAATTGCTGCCCCGATCGCGGCTAAGGTCATGAGCAAATTCATATCGGCTCGACGCAATTTAAGCGCAATCCAGGCTGCCCGGAGAATGGGCACGATGGCAACAATTAAACTGGTTGCAAAAAATCCTTGAGCAACTAGCGGTAAGGACAGCAGGCGTTCAGCAAGTACTCCCAGTAGCAATCCAGCACCGCTAAAAAGCACAGTTTGCCCTCGCCGTGTTTTAAGCCAGAATTGCCATCCGCTCAGATCAGACTTACGAGATTGCAAATTCTCAGCCAGGTGTTCTGTTGAGACGCTCGTATCTACTGATAAATTGACTGTTCTATCGGGTTCGACGGTGTAGCCTAGTGCTGTCACACGTCCAATGATGTCAGCTTCACTGGTTTGTCGTGGGTCATAGATGACGTTCAAGCGTTCTGAAGCGAAGTTAACCGTTGCCTCGCTAATTCCCGGTAGTTGCTGTAAATTCGCTGCAATGGTTTTGGCACAGCCACCACAATCCATACCGCCTACATGAGCTTGCATTTGCGTCGGTAAGGGTTGAATTTGGTCTGGGTAATCTGTGATCGATGCAAGGGTGTAACCCAGTGCTATAACGCGATCGCGAATTGTGGCTTCATTCACCTGCTGCGCGTCGTAAGTTACGTTAAGCCGCTCTGTAGTGAAACTGACTTTGGCTTCAGCGATTCCCGGAAGTTGCTGCAAAGTGGCTTCGATCGTCTTCGCACATCCTCCACAGTCCATTCCACCAATTTGTGCTTGTAAGGTTTTTCGTGCTGAAGCTGAGTTCATCTGGCAACCCTTCAAAAATGTGCTTGTATTGAGATCAAAACATATCAGTAAATGCTGATATGTAAAATATTATCAGTTAGTGATATGATGTCAACGTATCAGCCATTAGTAATATGTCATCCTCTAAAACGTGCCAGTAAGCAAATGAACACCTGCGCTCAAACGGCAGATTTAAAGGCGAAACTCTTTCGAGGGTTTTCTGATCCCTCTCGTCTATCCATCCTCAATGCACTGCGGAACGGTCCAGTAACGGTGAGCGAGATCGTTCATCGAACAGGGCTGAGCCAATCAAATGTGTCCAATCATCTTAGTTGCCTGCGCTGTTGCGATTTAGTAGTGCGTGAGCAGCAGGGACGGTTTATGTACTACGAGCTTGCTGATGTACGAATTGCGAAGCTTTTGGATTTAGCGGACGAATTGCTGGCAGACGTAGCACAAGGCGTTCGTCAGTGTTCTCACTACGAATCTTCATCAGCAAACAAATTGAGTTAGGATTATCAGGATTGTAGAGTTCAATGAGCAAGTCAGATCATCAAAAAGAAATCCAGAGACGCTTGGATCAGACAGCGATCGTATTTTCTGGACTTTAGCTATTGGGACGACCGTTACTACGGCGATAAGTTTCAGCAGTTTGGGATTGGACTCGATAGTTTGCTCATCCTGTATCTCATGAGTGGTCGAATCTACCGTTTGCTAATGCACAGGCAGCGGTGATTGAGCTTTAAGCGATGGCAGGATAAAAGCCGCTAGTTGTATCGCAGTCAGCAACGCTAATAACTTCGGATGAGCTAGGTTGCGTGGGATTCGACTAGGATCAGAGTGAGCAAAAAAGTTCCCATGCCTGTTGAATGTCTAATCCACTGCTGGTCACTAAGTTTCACATTCCATCCGTGCGATCGTCGTGGGTCAAGCGCGATCGACTATATCTGCAAATCCAAGTGACACAAAAACGCGGGTTCGGCAGACATAATCTGGTGATTTATCAGAAACGCGCTTATGCTCGATCCACAACGCCTGAGGTGTGGTACTTGCTCACCAATCTCACTGATGTCAATCAAGTGCTGTTTCACTACGATTTCAGGTTCTGCATCGAGCCAGGATTTAAGGACTTGAAATCCGGTGGCTACCACCTCGAAGATTGCCATGCTGATCCACGTCGATTTACCGCTCTACTCGTACTCATGACCCTCGCCTATTCACTCGCTTCAATCCAGGGACATCGCATTCGCAAAAAACAAGTGCAGCGCTATGTCGGTCGAGTCAAAGAACCCAAACGCACTCAAAATCGCCACAGCCAATTTTGGATCGGCTTGTATGGAAGTTTATGGATTGGCAGTCTCAATTTGTGGTCAACCTTGGCGCATCAACTCATGGCACTCAAACCCCAAAAACGCACCTTTTTCCAGCGAGGTCTGAACGCCATTTCCTTGATCCAGTCTGCTTTGTAGCTTCGTTGTCACCCCCTGAACTTTACTTCTTCCCAGTTTGCAGAAGCGATCGCCGCCATTCAAACGCTTGAGCAATGTCTCACTGAGAATTCCGCTACGACGGAAAACAGCGATCGTCTCTGGGGGCTGATCATCGCACTGAAAGGAATGCAAGCCCGTCAGCAAGGCAACACATCAGAGTCTACTGAGTGCATGGAAAAAGCCTTGAAATTGCTGCCGCAAGATAATTCCTGGTTGAGATCGCTAATCCTGCTCAATCTGGGTGTCACCTATTTTGTCGCGGACAATTACGCAGCCGCAAAGCAGTTACTTCCCGAAGTAAGCCGCATTGGTCAGGCAAGAGGAACGGCTGATCCAGCGATCGCAGGGTTGTACTTACAGGCGCAGTTTCTCGCCTTGCGGGGTCAACTCGATAAAGCGACATCTTTGTGTCAGCAGGGCTTAGAGTTAGCTACTGAGCGTCACTGGTTAGCTACGTATGCGGGTGTCCTAGTCGAGGTGGCTTTGGCGGATTTGTTACGAGAGCAAAATCAGTTAGACGCTGCCGCTCAACACCTGATTCAAAGCATCGATCGCGCCCTTCAAAATCGTCAACCCGGTTTGATGATGGGATACATCACATTGGCGCGAGTCCGTCAGGCACAGAGAGACTTTCAAGGGGCATGGGCAGCCATCCGGGAGGCTGAACGCTGTCAACCTTGGCTCTGGTCTACCATCCTCTCGGTTGAGGCTTGTAAGGCAAGGTTATATCTGGCAGAGGATAATCTGGAAGGGGCGATCACCTGGACAGAAAGCAGTGGTTTGGGTATTGAAGATGAACTACATTACAGCGCAACTGATCAATTCCCTAAAGTATCTGAACTCGATTATTTAACCTATGCCGGAGTGCTATTGGCTCAGGGGCAACTGCAAAATGCTTTGCGGTTGCTGGCCCGAATCCAGGAATTTGCTCGGGCTGGGGGACGCACAATTCGGGTCATGGAAGCCTTGCTTTTACAAGCCCTGGTTTTACAAGCACAGGGGGATTTGGAACGTTCGTTTGGTGCTCTGAACCAAGCTCTAAATATTCCTCGTCAGGGTCATTACATTCGTTTATTTTTAGATGAGGGGAAGCCAATGGCAGAGCTATTACAATTGGCTGCTGCAAAGAAAATTCATTCTGGTGAAGTCAATCGTTTATTGAGAATTTTTGACTCAGTTCAAGAAAAGCCAACAGTTACGAGTCAACCTTTAATTGAACCGTTGAGCGATCGTGAACTAGAGGTGTTGCAATATCTGGCAACTGGAATGTCGAATCAGGCGATCGCCGACCAATTATTTGTGAGCCTCGCCGCCGTCAAATGGCACGCTCGCAATATCTACGGCAAGTTAGAGGTGAATAATCGAACTCAAGCAGTGGCAAGAGCGAGGGAACTAGGGTTTTTAGGTTAGCAAAACCCGAAATGTTAGAACCTATCCTTTCGGATAGTGAAGCGTCGGCGCGAACACGTTAACTTAAGCCAAAGGCATCGCGCCAGATTGGATGAACCAGATAAATCACGATACTGAGCGATTCAGGGGTAGGAAGCTATGGAGATTATCACCAAACGATTTCTTCTCCGTGATTTTGTTCAGGAGGATGAGCCTGCATTCCTTGCCTATCACGCTGATCCTCGTTATGCCGAGTTCTGTTCACCCGAAGAAGTAACACCTGAATTTACTCATCAACTGTTGCAACGGTTTATGCAGTGGTCAACCGAAGTTCCGCGACGCAATTATCAGTTAGCGATCGTTGATCGCCGCAATCTGGAGTTAATTGGCTGTGGCGGATTGCGGCAGGATGGCTATGCGGCTGGACAAGCAGAACTTGGGATTGAGCTAGCACCCCAGCACTGGGGCAGGGCTGATTCATTGAAGAAAAGAAAAGAGGTGAGAAATGTTGTGAGCCAGATGACGAATGCCTTTCGTGATGGAGGCAAAACCATGCAATCGAAACAAGTTAAGGGCGATTGTGCGGAGGATTGCAAAATTAGCTGGAGCATAGCCATCACAGAGCGGAGCGATGTCCTCACGCATGACGACATCTTTCGGATAGTGGAGGCGATTCTCAATGTGCCAATGCTCTCGGACACGACGGCTCAGTTCTTCGGCATCCGTCGCCAAGGAACTAAAGTAGAACATGGTTTCGTGAACTGGCTCAGCGCCACGAATACCCGTGCGCTCGACGCGAATCAAGCGCTGCACACCTACCCAAGCTGCATCCAATCCAGGCAGGGGTTTCAGAACACTGACCGTGCGCTGCGTGGTGCGGTTTCTCGTATGTTCAATGTCATCTGCGATGCTATCAGCAGGATGCTGCTCAAACTGGGTTGCAATCCATTCGTAAAGCTTGGGTTGATTCTTCTTGACGGCAATCACGTAGTCATTGCCACGGTCGATGATTTGCTCAACGGTTTTTTTGGGTGTGCAAGGCATCCATACTGAAACACACCCCTTGAACTTGCAAGACCTCCAACAGGGTTTGCACGGTTGTAATCTCGCTTTCACTGCCATTGTGTCTCGCTTGAAGTCCAATCACGACTCCGAGCTGAGTACAAAATGCAGAGACAACTGCGACAAAATCTTGGTAGGCACTATCATACTCCTCGACACTGGCTTTGATACTCTTGCCATCTACCGCAATCGCAGTTTGCTCTGGAACGGAAATTGTCTCTTGTGCCCAAGCGTTAAAGGCATTCGTTAAGGCAACAAAATCGACCCGCACCATTGTTCGCCGAATCGTCGAGTATGAGGGTAAGCGCTTGTGTGGAAGCTTCATGACGGCAAGAAGCGCGGCTTGATGTCGCTCCACAAAATCTTCTAATGCGCGGTAGCCCAAACAGCCACTCATCGTGCCCATTAAAATCAAGACCAAAATCACCCATAACGGATACTGAGGTTGAGTGCGATAATCTCGGATTTGTTTGAGGTGATCAATCAAGCTCATGGTGGGTTAGAGCAAACGCAACTCCTTAATTCTCGCTTTTCTACCACCAATGAATCAGCCCTGCCAGCACTGGGGGCGTTATGCGTATGCGATCGAAGTCGGGAAAGCGCTGATTGATTTTGGGTTTTGCAATTTGGGACTAGAGGAAATTATCGGTATTTCTGTGAGTGCTAACCTGAAGGTATCCCGGCTAGCAGAACGTTACGGATTTCAGGCGATCGGCACACAACCCGGTTCTGACTGGATGCGCGTGCGAGGGTGGAGCCAGATTGGGTGGCAGATGACCAGAGAATCATGGGAGCAATTAGTCTAAAAAATTAGGAGTTGCTTTATGGAAAAACAAATTGTTCATCTGTTTGTATTCAATACACTTGCGGATTGGGAAACAGGCTATGCCGTCGCTGGAGTCAATAATCCAGACATGCAAAAACAGCCTGGACGGTATCAAATCCAAACCGTTGGTTTAGATGCTGAACCTGTCACTACGATCGGCGGACTCACGATTCTTCCTGATATCACCCTTGATGAATTGGAACCCGGAGCGATGTTGATTTTGCCAGGAGGTGAAGCCTGGGATAGAGGTGAAAACTCAAAAATTCTGAAGTCTGCGAAAGCACTGTTGGCAGCGAATATTCCTGTTGCAGCCATCTGTGGTGCTACCGCTGGATTGGCACGTGCTGGCATTTTGGATGATATTCCTCACACCAGTAATGCCCCAGAGTATCTGCAAGCAACAGACTATCGAGGGGCAGCCCTGTATCAAAATCAGCCCGTTGTCATGGTTGGCAATGTGATTACAGCGAACTCCACTGCCCCCCTTGAGTTTGCCTACCACATTTTCAAAAAGCTCAACCTCTACGAGCCTCCTGTTTTAGAAGCCTGGTATGGATTGTTCAAAACGGGGGATGCTTCGTATTACTTCACGTTAGAACAACTCACAACTGCACCCACAATCTAATTGAGAAATAGTGGAGGAAATCGTGAAAGCCGTCTTACAAGAACATTTCGATGCTGAACTTAAGAAAGCAAAAACAGCGATTGCAGCCCAGGATTGTGAAACTGCATGGATTGCGCTGCAACGTGCTCATATTCTG
It includes:
- a CDS encoding Cd/Co/Hg/Pb/Zn-translocating P-type ATPase (similar to AA sequence:cyanobase_aa:Ava_1125); translated protein: MLTIRPGQRIALDGVVLSGTSAVDQSPITGESLPENKEKGDSVYAGTLNQTGFLEVEVTHTARDTTVARIVHLVEEAQESRAPIQQWVDRFSAIYTPIVLVLAVGITLIPPLLFAQPFQPWFYKALVLLVIACPCALVIATPVSLISAIGAATRQGVLFKGGHALETAGRLKTLAFDKTGTITQGLPVVQKVHNLGLISDNMMLMIAASLEKQSEHPLAKAIIAEATAQGLELETPESFTAVPGKGIWAKFGLAIYFVGNRRLFEEQGIELSDAAQSLLAKIESQGQTPVLIGTRQGLMGAIALADGLRLESAAAVRLLKRIGLKQLVMLTGDRSAVARQIAQQVGIEEYQAELLPEDKLQAIQKLRRFGVVGMVGDGINDTPALAAADVSFAVGKIDVALEAADIVLVGNDLRRLGYAIQLSRRTLSVIQQSIVVALVLNATFIILGVLGVIGLPIAVFEDMGSSLLVTLNAMRLFNTKIYEA
- a CDS encoding transposase (similar to AA sequence:cyanobase_aa:LBDG_56430) is translated as MLPIFYQSCLKSQLSAAQFITLEILVELLQQERRITIERLATLFPQPILFESRRRNLQRFLSLPQMTPEALWFPIAKQWIKQHIPRGQTLQIALDRTQWDKHNLMMVSFIYQNRAIPLYWIWLDKQGQSSLKDQQKVLRPVFQLLKKRRFVLLGDREFHSIELAAWCVQNRVSFVFRLPKSTTVQPETGASFSRLDHLPQVPGAAEQYLQIQVTQKRGFGRHNLVIYQKRAYARSTTPEVWYLLTNLTDVNQVLFHYDFRFCIEPGFKDLKSGGYHLEDCHADPRRFTALLVLMTLAYSLASIQGHRIRKKQVQRYVGRVKEPKRTQNRHSQFWIGLYGSLWIGSLNLWSTLAHQLMALKPQKRTFFQRGLNAISLIQSAL
- a CDS encoding cation-transporting ATPase (similar to AA sequence:cyanobase_aa:alr7622), with product MNSASARKTLQAQIGGMDCGGCAKTIEATLQQLPGIAEAKVSFTTERLNVTYDAQQVNEATIRDRVIALGYTLASITDYPDQIQPLPTQMQAHVGGMDCGGCAKTIAANLQQLPGISEATVNFASERLNVIYDPRQTSEADIIGRVTALGYTVEPDRTVNLSVDTSVSTEHLAENLQSRKSDLSGWQFWLKTRRGQTVLFSGAGLLLGVLAERLLSLPLVAQGFFATSLIVAIVPILRAAWIALKLRRADMNLLMTLAAIGAAILNQWFQGALVIFLFALGTTLQNFTLGRTRNAIRDLMDLTPATATVRRNGSGGDNGLER
- a CDS encoding ArsR family bacterial regulatory protein (similar to AA sequence:cyanobase_aa:P9303_29211): MMSTYQPLVICHPLKRASKQMNTCAQTADLKAKLFRGFSDPSRLSILNALRNGPVTVSEIVHRTGLSQSNVSNHLSCLRCCDLVVREQQGRFMYYELADVRIAKLLDLADELLADVAQGVRQCSHYESSSANKLS
- a CDS encoding transposase (similar to AA sequence:cyanobase_aa:LBDG_56430) encodes the protein MSNPLLVTKFHIPSVRSSWVKRDRLYLQIQVTQKRGFGRHNLVIYQKRAYARSTTPEVWYLLTNLTDVNQVLFHYDFRFCIEPGFKDLKSGGYHLEDCHADPRRFTALLVLMTLAYSLASIQGHRIRKKQVQRYVGRVKEPKRTQNRHSQFWIGLYGSLWIGSLNLWSTLAHQLMALKPQKRTFFQRGLNAISLIQSAL
- a CDS encoding transcriptional regulator, LuxR family with TPR repeats (similar to AA sequence:cyanobase_aa:AM1_6085), translating into MQARQQGNTSESTECMEKALKLLPQDNSWLRSLILLNLGVTYFVADNYAAAKQLLPEVSRIGQARGTADPAIAGLYLQAQFLALRGQLDKATSLCQQGLELATERHWLATYAGVLVEVALADLLREQNQLDAAAQHLIQSIDRALQNRQPGLMMGYITLARVRQAQRDFQGAWAAIREAERCQPWLWSTILSVEACKARLYLAEDNLEGAITWTESSGLGIEDELHYSATDQFPKVSELDYLTYAGVLLAQGQLQNALRLLARIQEFARAGGRTIRVMEALLLQALVLQAQGDLERSFGALNQALNIPRQGHYIRLFLDEGKPMAELLQLAAAKKIHSGEVNRLLRIFDSVQEKPTVTSQPLIEPLSDRELEVLQYLATGMSNQAIADQLFVSLAAVKWHARNIYGKLEVNNRTQAVARARELGFLG
- a CDS encoding hypothetical protein (conserved hypothetical protein;~similar to AA sequence:cyanobase_aa:LBDG_57130), encoding MEIITKRFLLRDFVQEDEPAFLAYHADPRYAEFCSPEEVTPEFTHQLLQRFMQWSTEVPRRNYQLAIVDRRNLELIGCGGLRQDGYAAGQAELGIELAPQHWGRADSLKKRKEVRNVVSQMTNAFRDGGKTMQSKQVKGDCAEDCKISWSIAITERSDVLTHDDIFRIVEAILNVPMLSDTTAQFFGIRRQGTKVEHGFVNWLSATNTRALDANQALHTYPSCIQSRQGFQNTDRALRGAVSRMFNVICDAISRMLLKLGCNPFVKLGLILLDGNHVVIATVDDLLNGFFGCARHPY
- a CDS encoding transposase (similar to AA sequence:cyanobase_aa:MAE03690), whose product is MSLIDHLKQIRDYRTQPQYPLWVILVLILMGTMSGCLGYRALEDFVERHQAALLAVMKLPHKRLPSYSTIRRTMVRVDFVALTNAFNAWAQETISVPEQTAIAVDGKSIKASVEEYDSAYQDFVAVVSAFCTQLGVVIGLQARHNGSESEITTVQTLLEVLQVQGVCFSMDALHTQKNR
- a CDS encoding hypothetical protein (conserved hypothetical protein;~similar to AA sequence:cyanobase_aa:LBDG_57130), encoding MNQPCQHWGRYAYAIEVGKALIDFGFCNLGLEEIIGISVSANLKVSRLAERYGFQAIGTQPGSDWMRVRGWSQIGWQMTRESWEQLV
- a CDS encoding ThiJ/PfpI protein domain-containing protein (similar to AA sequence:cyanobase_aa:LBDG_57140); its protein translation is MEKQIVHLFVFNTLADWETGYAVAGVNNPDMQKQPGRYQIQTVGLDAEPVTTIGGLTILPDITLDELEPGAMLILPGGEAWDRGENSKILKSAKALLAANIPVAAICGATAGLARAGILDDIPHTSNAPEYLQATDYRGAALYQNQPVVMVGNVITANSTAPLEFAYHIFKKLNLYEPPVLEAWYGLFKTGDASYYFTLEQLTTAPTI